A single region of the Nicotiana sylvestris chromosome 6, ASM39365v2, whole genome shotgun sequence genome encodes:
- the LOC104211141 gene encoding uncharacterized protein, protein MSESPKPFEFNFNMFNATPTSSSSKKKKKRTTGKKSFNISSPEQVKPAGGSPVSVTNLKTIADLKEFASSRLDSIKRQVERSHMEILKDLEASQSRLQKRLKIQTQGCHQVADEAEKEYKKMSDRFSEGREAMKASYSTFMADLQASGSRLCKQTIPELSQSVEKAIDALRNRYGIHST, encoded by the exons ATGAGTGAGTCTCCGAAGCCATTCGAGTTCAATTTCAATATGTTCAACGCTACGCCGACATCGTCATcgtcaaagaagaagaagaagaggacaACTGGAAAGAAGAGCTTCAATATTTCAAGTCCGGAGCAGGTGAAGCCTGCCGGTGGTTCCCCTGTGTCGGTCACAAATCTGAAGACGATTGCGGATCTGAAGGAATTCGCATCGTCTCGATTGGACTCTATTAAGCGCCAGGTTGAGCGATCGCATATGGAGATTCTTAAGGATCTCGAGGCTTCTCAGTCTCGCCTTCAGAAACGTCTCaag ATTCAGACACAAGGATGCCATCAAGTGGCAGATGAAGCAGAAAAGGAGTACAAAAAGATGTCTGACCGATTCAGCGAAGGCAGGGAGGCAATGAAG GCTTCATATTCTACATTCATGGCAGATCTTCAAGCTAGTGGATCTCGTC TTTGCAAACAAACCATCCCCGAGCTGTCACAATCCGTTGAGAAAGCCATAGATGCTCTCAGGAACCGTTATGGGATCCATTCAACTTAA